The following coding sequences lie in one Mustelus asterias chromosome 6, sMusAst1.hap1.1, whole genome shotgun sequence genomic window:
- the vimr1 gene encoding vimentin isoform X1, with the protein MRSSSYSQKTTSMTRSGRSGVRVQSPSPTRYRSHSTESQVYTGSWGRAGGCLARAIEAGPEFRNNEKEEMQQLNGCLAGYIDKVRSLEQRNSQLRAELDSLRGRFKEPQGMGGEYQQQFKELRELIERLTHEKGMAEIETGNTEEEIDNWRLKCQEQLDLKDEAERILREFRKDVDDATLQKADLERNIEQLVAEMEFLRKIHEEEVAELLRQIQESNVSVELDSTRPDLGAALRSVRVQMEEISARNLGEAEAWYKSKFSSLRQHASKFDHQIQSTRDEISVLQQQSVDLESEIGVLRSAIQCLEEQLEDMEVNHLEKVVSLQDVIAQMESQLQGTKAEMAHYLQQYQDLLNVKLTLDAEIATYRKLLEAEEQRLGLPGENSAGASSVTKEKKIESITRNTETHTAHKVTA; encoded by the exons ATGAGGAGCTCTTCGTACAGCCAGAAGACTACATCCATGACCCGTTCCGGCAGGAGCGGAGTGAGGGTCCAGAGCCCCTCCCCAACCCGCTACCGCTCCCACTCGACCGAGTCGCAGGTTTACACTGGCTcctggggcagagcgggaggtTGTTTGGCCAGGGCGATTGAGGCCGGCCCAGAGTTCCGAAACAACGAGAAGGAGGAGATGCAGCAACTCAATGGCTGCTTGGCTGGTTACATCGACAAGGTGAGGAGCCTGGAGCAGCGCAACTCCCAGCTGAGGGCTGAGCTGGACAGCCTGAGGGGCAGGTTCAAGGAGCCCCAGGGAATGGGGGGTGAGTACCAGCAACAGTTTAAGGAGCTGAGGGAGCTGATCGAGAGGCTGACGCACGAGAAAGGGATGGCAGAGATCGAGACGGGCAACACTGAGGAGGAGATTGACAACTGGAGGCTGAAATGCCAGGAGCAGCTTGACCTGAAAG ATGAAGcagagaggatcctgagagaatttcggaaggatgtggatgATGCCACTTTGCAAAAGGCCGACCTGGAGAGAAACATTGAGCAGCTGGTAGCGGAGATGGAGTTTCTGAGGAAGATCCACGAGGAGGAGGTGGCTGAACTTCTCCGTCAGATCCAAGAGTCCAACGTCTCGGTGGAGCTGGACTCAACCCGCCCGGACCTGGGCGCTGCCTTGCGCTCCGTCCGAGTGCAGATGGAAGAGATTTCTGCCAGGAACCTTGGGGAAGCCGAGGCTTGGTACAAGAGCAAGTTCAGCAGCCTCCGTCAGCACGCCTCCAAATTCGACCATCAGATCCAAAGCACCAGGGACGAGATCAGCGTCCTGCAGCAACAGAGTGTGGACCTGGAGAGTGAGATCGGAGTGCTGAGAAGTGCCATCCAGTGCCTGGAGGAGCAGCTGGAGGACATGGAGGTCAATCACCTGGAGAAGGTCGTCAGCCTGCAGGACGTCATCGCCCAGATGGAGTCCCAGCTGCAGGGGACTAAAGCAGAGATGGCCCATTACCTCCAACAATACCAGGACCTGCTCAATGTCAAGCTGACCCTGGACGCCGAGATCGCCACCTACAGGAAACTGCTGGAAGCAGAGGAGCAAAGGCTGGGACTTCCGGGCGAGAACTCTGCAG GTGCTTCCTCTGTCACCAAAGAGAAGAAAATAGAATCTATCACTCGTAACACAGAAACTCACACGGCTCACAAAGTGACTGCCTAA